The Streptomyces cyanogenus DNA segment CGCGGCGAGCTCCGCCGCGTTCTCGTAGTGCGCCTTGGGGATCACCAGGATGTGGGTCGGGGCCTGGGGGTTTATGTCCCGGAAGGCCACGGTCGTCTCGGTCTCGCGGACGATCGTCGCCGGGACCTCGCCCGTGACGATCTTGCAGAACAGGCAGTCGTTCTGCGGCTCTCCGGCCATACGCTGCGCTCGCTTTCACCGATGATCAATACGGTTCGCATGGTAGTCGCTCGGGTGCCGGGCGTACGTGGTTGCTCACGCCGTTCCCCGCGCCCCTCAGGTCGGCAGACCCGGCGGTGTTTTCGCGGGGCTGGTCTCCAGTGCCTCCAGCGCGATCCTGATGGCCTCGTCCAGTTGGGCGTCCCGGCCCTCCGCCCAGTCCTGAGGGGTCTGTACGACCTCCACGTCGGGGTCCACCCCGTGGTTCTCCACGTCCCACCCGACCCCCTCCAGCCACATCGCGTACTTCGGCTGGGTGACCAGGGTGCCGTCGACCAGGTGGTAACGGCTGTCGATGCCGATGACTCCGCCCCAGGTGCGGGTGCCGACGACCGGGCCGATGCCGAGGGCCTTGATGGCCGCGTTGACGATGTCGCCGTCGGAGCCGGAGAACTCGTTGGCGACGGCGACGACCGGGCCGCGCGGCGCGTCGAGGGGATAGCTGGTGGGGCGCATGCCGCGCGGGATGTCCCAGCCGATGATCCGGCGGGCCAGCTTCTCGACCACGAGCTGGGAGGTGTGACCGCCGCGGTTCTCCCGCACGTCGACCACGAGACCCTCGCGGGCCACCTCCACGCGCAGATCGCGGTGGATCTGGGCCCAGCCGGGGGCCTGCATGTCGGGGACGTGGAGGTAGCCGAGGCGGCCGGCGGAGGCCGCGTGGACGTGGGCGCGGCGGTCGGCCACCCAGGCGTGGTAGCGCAGGGGTTCCTCGTCGGCGATGGGGACGACGACGGTGTGGCGGGGCTCGCCGCCGCCGGCCGGGGAGACGGTCAGTTCGACGGGGTGGCCCGCGGTGCCCACGAGCAGCGGACCGGGGCCCGTCACCGGGTCCACGGGATGGCCGGCGACCGCGATGATCGCGTCCCCGGGGCGGACCGCGACCCCGGGCGCGGCGAGCGGGGAGCGGGCGTCCGGGTCGGAGGTCTCCGACGGGAGGATGCGGTCGATGCGCCAACTGCCGTCCTGGTGACGGGAGATGTCGGCGCCGAGCAGGCCCTGCCGGGGGCCGCCGGAACCGCCGCGCGGGATGACGTAGGCGTGCGAGGTGCCGAGTTCGCCGTGCAGCTCCCAGAGCAGGTCGACCAGGTCGCTGTGGGTGGCGAGCCGGCCGAGCAGCGGGCGGTAGCGGTCCAGGACGCCGGTCCAGTCGGCGCCGCCGAGGTCGGGCCGCCAGAAGTGGTCACGCATGAGCCGGCCGGTCTCGTCGTACATCTGCCGCCACTCGGCGGCCGGGTCGACGGTCTGCCGGACGCGGGCGAGGTCGACGGTGACGCTGGTG contains these protein-coding regions:
- a CDS encoding histidine triad nucleotide-binding protein, which gives rise to MAGEPQNDCLFCKIVTGEVPATIVRETETTVAFRDINPQAPTHILVIPKAHYENAAELAAGAPQLAADVLAETKAVADEEKLDSYRLVFNTGSGAGQTVWHAHAHVLGGRGLQWPPG